One region of Oryza sativa Japonica Group chromosome 5, ASM3414082v1 genomic DNA includes:
- the LOC9269876 gene encoding obtusifoliol 14-alpha demethylase, which produces MELTSSSAMWLAMAILAITAALTKIALGGGRRRCLSESSDLTCKTPPPPPVVNCIALLGLLPALFRGDVPATMQQLYAKFGSVFTVSVAGLLKATFLVGPEVSAHFFQGLESEVSHGDLFEFTVPMFGKEVGHGVDNATRIEQGRFFAEALKPVRLRIHVDPMVQEVEDYFAKWGQHGTVDLKHELEQLLLLISGRCLLGKEVMGTKFDEVCNLFRDIEGGVNLMSVFFPYTPLIPSNRRRDMARERLHAIFSDIVRSRKQQQGDQEEVNDKDVLQSFIDSRYKADGRATTEAEVAGLITGVLFAAKHTSTHTSVWTGARLLTHEKFLAAAVDEQDQIVRKHGIINGRIVTDHYGFLMEMHMLHICIKETLRLHPPAPMIVRTALRQFTVRTREGHEYCVPAGHTMASPIVISNRVPYIYKDAHLYDPDRFGPRREEDKVGGKFSYTSFGGGRNSCVGENYAYMQIKAIWSHLLRNFELKLLSPFPKTDWSKLVPEPQGKVMVSYKRRQLLPTS; this is translated from the exons ATGGAGTTAACTAGTAGCAGTGCCATGTGGCTTGCCATGGCCATTCTTGCCATCACTGCAGCTCTCACCAAGATTGCattaggaggaggaagaagaagatgcctATCTGAATCCTCTGATCTTACCTGCAAaacgccacctcctccacccgtTGTGAATTGCATCGCTCTCCTAGGGCTCCTGCCTGCTCTCTTCAGAGGCGATGTGCCAGCCACGATGCAGCAGCTGTACGCGAAGTTTGGCAGCGTGTTCACCGTAAGCGTGGCCGGATTGCTGAAGGCGACGTTCTTGGTCGGACCGGAGGTCTCGGCTCATTTCTTCCAAGGGTTGGAATCGGAGGTCAGCCATGGCGACCTGTTCGAGTTCACGGTGCCTATGTTCGGCAAAGAGGTCGGCCATGGCGTAGACAACGCCACCCGGATCGAGCAGGGTCGATTCTTTGCTGAGGCACTGAAGCCGGTCAGGTTGAGGATCCATGTTGATCCCATGGTTCAAGAGGTTGAG GACTACTTTGCGAAATGGGGGCAACACGGCACGGTCGATCTGAAACATGAACTGGAGCAACTACTACTGTTGATCTCAGGCCGATGCCTCCTCGGCAAGGAGGTGATGGGGACGAAGTTCGACGAGGTCTGCAACCTGTTCCGCGATATCGAGGGTGGCGTGAACCTGATGAGCGTCTTCTTCCCCTACACCCCACTCATCCCTtccaaccgccgccgcgacaTGGCGCGCGAGAGACTCCACGCCATCTTCTCCGACATCGTGAGATCCCGCAAGCAGCAGCAGGGAGATCAGGAGGAGGTCAATGACAAGGACGTGCTCCAGAGCTTTATCGATTCCAG GTACAAGGCCGATGGTCGCGCCACGACAGAGGCGGAGGTCGCTGGCCTCATCACCGGCGTTCTCTTCGCCGCGAAGCACACGAGCACCCATACCAGCGTCTGGACCGGCGCTCGCCTGCTCACCCACGAGAAGTTCCTGGCCGCGGCCGTCGACGAGCAGGATCAGATCGTCAGAAAACACGGCATCATCAATGGCAGAATCGTCACAGATCACTATGGTTTCCTGATGGAGATGCACATGCTGCACATCTGCATCAAGGAGACGCTCCGGCTGCACCCTCCGGCGCCGATGATCGTCAGGACAGCCCTCAGGCAGTTCACCGTCCGGACGAGAGAAGGCCATGAATACTGTGTCCCGGCAGGGCACACCATGGCTAGCCCTATAGTGATCAGCAACCGTGTGCCTTACATCTACAAGGATGCTCACCTGTATGATCCAGACAGGTTTGGTCCTAGAAGAGAGGAGGACAAGGTCGGCGGGAAATTCTCTTACACATCTTTCGGCGGTGGAAGGAACAGCTGCGTCGGCGAGAACTATGCTTACATGCAGATTAAGGCGATCTGGAGCCATTTGCTGAGAAACTTTGAGCTCAAATTGTTGTCTCCATTTCCTAAGACGGACTGGAGTAAGCTTGTGCCTGAGCCCCAAGGGAAAGTGATGGTAAGTTACAAGAGAAGGCAATTGCTTCCTACCTCTTAA